DNA from Triticum aestivum cultivar Chinese Spring chromosome 7D, IWGSC CS RefSeq v2.1, whole genome shotgun sequence:
AAGAATTCATCTATTCCATTTCAACTTCAGTAGCATGACACCGTCTTCAGCTGGGAGGAGCATACACAAGGGAATTAGGGATGAATGGAAGTCATGCACAGGATCAAGCGGCGCATACAACCATGCATATACCAAAGTCTTGATCTAATTGATATAATAATCAGGTGCTTCTTTCCTATTTTAATACCTTTGGCTCTCGTCATTGAGGCGCACGCAGCAGCACAGATGCATCCACATCGGTGCGCCCAGCTCGCCTAGCAACACCCGCAGCCGTGTTCGCCTTGGCTCCGGCAACATGTGCACCCGCGCCACAAGCCCACCATCGCCTAAGTGCGTGCTTGCCTTGGCCCTCGGTGCGCGACGACGGCTCCTGGCGGGCTATGGAAGCGGCGGCGAACAACCGCTTACAGCGCGGCAACCAACGGAAACGGCTGCGGCTCCGCACAGCTTGTCTCCAGCGCATTCGCGCATGTTCGTGGCTCGGCATCTTGCCGCCGGGCGGTTACAGGCTCTCAAATCCGACCAAGGGATCTACGCCGCGGCCGCCATCTAGCACGGCGGGGATGTCGTCATCGTCTCGTCCTGGTGCTTGGTCTTGTCGAGCGCCCAGGTGTATGCGTCGTTGACGATGCGGAGGTCTGGATCGAAGAGGATCCGATCTGAGGCCTCTCATTCAGTCATCTTCCTTCCCGATCAATGTCCATCTCTCTAAGGAGAATGGGAGCTGGGAAAGGAAAGAGAACGTGAGAGAGGAAGGGGATTGGCATCCATGCATGGGTTTTCTGTCTCTCAGTTAATTTCCTTCCTTTCGAGTGCGTGCAGGAGAAGGAAGGATGTTTTTTCCGTTGCATGGGGGATCGAGGGGAGGTGTAGGGATGTCTTCGCTCCGTCGGACTAAGTAGAAGAATTGagcgatttaaggtaaggttaattaattttgatttgatttttagATATTGAccgtgattgattctttcacataaatgcattactaaataatttgtgcCAGCATGGAAAGTTCTGACCCGTTTAGattttttttcgttgtgtgagagggtgacgtgaAACTAAACTGGTGGGGTGGGGGAAGGGGACGAAGaaaaaccagcgaaaataaaccgtggatactattcaccaactcagacattaggagtagagatcggGACTTCGGTTTCCACTGGGACCGAGCAATGGTACACACACGGGCATCTCATTTACGGGGTCAACGCAGAGGCTGAGGTGGGCTTTTTTGATTGGGTGTAAATCAGGGTGAGGGGCCCACCCAActgaaattgggggggggggggggagcaattttaattattttttgggGTAGCAATTTTAATTAGTTGGAAAGAGTCTGTAATAGCCTATAAGCTGTAATAGTCCGTGCATGTACTATTTTTGGACTGGGCATGTCTTCCATGTCTTGATGGTGGCTATCAGCCCTTGCGAGCCCCCAATCCACCTGCTTCCCGTAGTGTTCCCCGAGTTCGTCCTAGATTTCGGAACATGGCTGTCGTCAGTCGAGCAAAAGCTGATGATGAGTCTGGTAAACCGCAAAGGCGACTGGCCATCTCTTCTCATAACGTTCCTACTACTATTTTCTTCCCAGGGCAACGAGAATGTTAACATCACTGGTTGTGACGAAGATCTCACAGTTGAAATCGTCGTCTGCGAGGAGGACGAATATGACATGAATGATATTCTCTCACAAAGCAGACACCGTGACGGTTCTATATACAGTGGTGTGGACTTACTTTGGTGGAAGAGAGAGTATCGTATTGCGGACCGTAATGAGACCCGGCTAGAGGCAATGGCATTGTCAGATGCGGCGAATTGCATCGTCCATGATGGAACTTGCATGACTCATGATGCTTTTAGCATGCTGCAATTTTACTCGGTGGACCCGGCTGAAATACGCGTGGACAGTGGCTTATGGGTACATAGCGATGCGGGATGATATCGATCCATTGCTTAATTATGTAGTAAATATTAGCAGGGATGATCCCATCATTGTGGAGCAGGGTTCTCTCATACACATGACTGGCCCTGAGCGAGGGATAGATATGGCGGATAGTGATCTAATTGAATATGACACAAGGACAGGTGAAGAAGAAATAGATGACCTACAATTGATCGATGGTGCATCAATCATAGGCTCTGAAGGCAAATGGGATAAGCCATTCACATTTCCCATCTCTAGCGATGGTGGTGCCGTCGACATAATTTTATCCTCGACGTTAAATCCACGCTAAGCTAAAACGTCAATCAAATCCTCGACGTTAGCGACTAGATAGGTCATGGGCGGGCTGAAAATTCCAACCTCTCCCAGTTTGTCCGAGATCAGATCGTAAACCGAGTTTCGATCGTACAAGATTGCGAGTTTCCGAATTCAATCTAACGTCTCGCTCACGAGAGTCTTTTCGCTTTCAGCCATGCCCCGATCGAATGTAGGATCCAATGGGAACTTCTCCGAGGTCCGATCTGACATGgcctcgggctcttcctcgcccaGGCTAGATGCTTGGTACGTAGTGGCAGTGCCCGGCTCCAGACTCAAGGTCGGATCCAAGGTAGGTATCGCACCGTCATTCTGGGCCTGGATTAATTCCAAGGTCTGGGCGGGTGTGTTAGTACGATCCTCGATCTAGTCTGACACCAGCTTGAAAACGCAAGTTCACCACAAGAATCCGTGATGTATTCCAGATTTTCAAGTCTAATGATCCGGCCTCGAGCGAATTTCTCGACATGGTCGAGGTGACCAGTCGAATCTGCATGGAGGATAATGCTACCGAAGACAAAAAACTGTAGTGGAAAAAAGGCCAAGCCACAGCCGATGCCATCATCGATCTAGAAACGCCATTGGGTCGCTTCGACTATGCAGAGAGACTTGCATGGGCCACCAATTTTGGAGTTAAAtccggaagatctcgggtagggggtcccgatctgatAGCCTTGAcatgatggtaacaagagacaccTTGTTTACCTAGgtttcgggctctctcgaagagaaaaTATCTTACACCTGCTTTGATTGTATTGTTGTGGATGAGATGCAAAGTACAggtgatctaccgcgagatcgtatgTGAATATGTTCGTCCGTCGACGTCCCTAACacctcggtttatatagatactagGGGTGCCTAGGGTTACACATAAGTCGGTTGCATCTAGGAGCAAACGTGCCAGAGACTATCTCTAAACCTTGGAGTATGCGCCACGTCTTCGAGTCGTTCCTTCTTTGTGTTCTTGGGCTAGACAAACGAGGCCCACCAGTTGATGAGTTTAGGGGGGCCCTCGGTCCAGCACAAAGGATTGGTAACCGACatgccgaacaccccctaatccaggactccgttaGTTGGACAAAGGGTATATGAATTTCATCTCATCTGAATATAATTTGCCATGGTCATTTGCAATGAGCAATGATACTGAAAGAAAATTGCAAAACAGAGTTCTCTCACTGTTACTTTGAGTGCATTTTTCTCTTGGTGTGTTTTAAGGAAATAACAAGCTTACCTTTTAGAAAACAGGCACAAGGAGCGCCCGACTTTGAATTAATAAATCCAACATAGGCAAATGTTAAGGGAGTCTTACATTATTACATCAACCGGCCCTTACTGGCCAGATGAGCAAATTGGCGATCACAAAACAAGGCACTACTAGTTCGAACGAGCTAACATACAGAAAAGTATCTTCATGAAGAGGCACTTCTATGGAATGCAAGAAGTCGTTTGATCTTGCACAAAACTTTAGAAGCAGCATCACCGTCCTCCCTCTTCCCCGGAGGACTGCTAAAAATAAAGAACCGTTTAAAAATGTAGTTTCTTTTTGCGAAATATTTAAAAATAGTTAACATGGTGAGATGGAAACATTCCTTCAGTAGTCATTATATTACAAGTAGTCCAAAGTGCCCAAGCTAAAGCACTAAATGTACGCCAGGCCAAACGGCGGCCTCAGGCAGGCAACACAGAGAAGCATTAGAGCTTCAGTCATCGATTGTGGGTTCCAAGTGTCACCAAAACATTCTCTGACATAGCTCCATAGGAACTTGGCGAGGGCTCATTGGAATAGGATGTGATAGACATCTTCTGAAGATCCACACAAAACACAATAAACCATTCCCAGACCGTGCCATTTTTGTAGATTAAGTGCCGAAGGAAGACGGTCCAAAGAGGCACTTTCGTAGCCCACAAGGCTTTGGCAAAACACACTACAGGGCCCTGGGCTAATTTAACGTGTAAATATTTAATTGTGAAGTTTCCCGAAGTCTTCAGGTCCCATCTGATCGAATCTTTATTCGTGGAAAGCGAGCCATCCAGGAGAAGACGCAGGCGAAAGAGAGTGCAAAAACCCAATGTTGGCATTGCCTGTGGTAAACACCTTGCTACAAggaccaaggttttggttaccaaATGAGGCGTTTTTACCGAGGGGGACTGATAAACGcggttaccacggttaccgagaaataccgagaatatttcgaacaaattttatagttgaattttgaattcaaataagtgaatgaaCGAACATTGGAACCACAGAGacctctcaaaacaggaactaggttgcTACCAACACGCCAGAACCAACTCTCATGGCATCAATTAGATCCTACGTACCTTACTATAAATTgagtgtttaaattcaaaaaattcaaaaaactggtATTTTTTGCTTGGTACGGGgatttaccgaggggcacggaaatacgcggtaaccatgggaaatcttgaAATTTTGACCGGTAACTAAAACCTTGACAAGTACCTCATGATCCGACGCAAAAACAGAAAGTGACGGGAATTTGGCGCAAAGTGGCTTGCCCGAAATCCATGTTGACACCCAGAATTTAGTGTCACGGCCATTCCCTACAGAGAATCTCACGCTAGATTGAAGATCTCTTTGcactccccgcaaaaaaaaagatctCTTTGCACTTCTCAATCCCATTTCAGATTTTTTGAATGGTCCCATTCCAGATTTGAGAACCCTTGGTTCTACAGGTAAAGAAAGATCCATTGGGAAAGTATTTAGCTTTAaagatacactagtagaaaaagaggcttccatacgctcccattagtccccaaaataatcgaaccgcgaccaaaggggtctttagtcgcggttcgggaggagacccgcgaccaactatctgggcccagcgcgctcggtcgacagctagcggacgggaggggctttagtcccggttggcctggccaaccgggactaaaggtcctcaagctggcccgaaggcctttagttgcggttggccagaccaaccgggactaaaggttagtcctttagtcgcggttggccagaccaaccggtactaaagggcccatcaaactgtacccccccccctcccgaccgccttttcagttttagaaaaaccaaaagaaaatgatggaaatgtcaaaaaaaataaaataaaataagtttctcatgtgatatgtggtctagttgttgggaaaattaacaaatatgaatttcgactttatttgcaaatctctctggaatttcttaaaatgggcataacttttgcatacgaactcggatgaaaaagttttttatatgaaaaatcatctactcgaaaagttacatccgaatttaacaagggaaccccgttaaacattttcaaaatcctcaaaaacctaacagaaaaaaagatactaaataatggtcaaactaattatttcagtttttttagatctggagaggcaaaaaaattcaaacaatggtcaaactaattattctagaatattagtgttactaaataattatttcagttttttttaaattttggtcaaatctggtcaaacagtggtcaaacagtggtcaaacagtggtcaaacaatggtcaaactaattattccagaaatattagtgttactaaataattattgttttttaaaacaatagtttcaaactcaaacagtgaaatgtgtcacttcatgctcaagctaaattcctgagggttaatagaattgacatcctactattgtcaggaaaacaacaagtgcaaacttggaaacgagggagaatagaacccggaagttaagcgtgctcaggctggagtagtgagaggatgggtgaccgtccgggaagttagatgatttggaatgatgaggggtgattagaaattagaggataaattgagcagtgatgaggggtggtgattagagattagaggttaaaataattcagaaatttgaaaataaaaaaaaaaattcgcaaagaaaccaggtttagggggattaaaaccctaaacctgcggaggaggactttagtcccggttagccacgagaaccgggactaaaggtcctccgccccgacggacccctgacgcccacgtggacgggcctttagtcgcggttcgtaagaggcgtgactaaaggggggggggtctttagtcgcgcatatttagtcccggttgcacagccgggactaaaggcctttgcgaaccgggacgaAAGGCCCATTTTCTACCAGTGATACAGGCCCAAAGGCCGTCGTCATTCTGCGCAATCTCCCAAATCCACTTAGTGACTAGGACTATGTTGATCTTTGTCAAAATGGAAATCCCTAAACCTCCCTGGTATTTAGGTCTACAAAAGGTTAGCCCATCTAACCATGTGGTATTTACGTTTCTTAGCATCCACTTCCCAGAAAAACGAGCTCTCACTTTGTCAAATTTCATGTGCGCTTCTTCCCCTAAGATAAAGAGACCCATCACAAATGTGGGGATGGCGGAGAGACAGGTGTTGGTGAGCGTAAGTCTAGCAGCAGAGGACACATAAGTTTCCCCTGCCAAGCTACCTAAGTAAGGAATTGGGGATATTGAATGTTTAATATATTTACAGGTGGGTTTTCATGTTTGCACAATCTTAAACAACAGCGTAGTATGCACAACAATACCTTGGAGCCTAGCTGGTACCAATGTATTTCTCCCTCCTTCCTTGGCCATTAGAATTTCTACAGAATTCCTATCTTCCAAATTAGTATGAGACAAATAAAAAGGTGGAGTCACATCTGGCCGCTTCAGTCTTCAACTGTACCCTGCTGGTTCGCTAATGGTGTTGCATGCTGAGGATCTTGTTTTTTTGGGGGCTGAAAAAAGCTTCGGCACGCGGATCATCTTTGAAGCGCCTTCTCATTTTCTCCAAAAAAGTTGGATCATCAAGGCACTAAAGTGAATTCACAACAAGCAGGGAATAATCAGTCAATTAACAAACCATGCTACTAGAGTAACACTATCCACAAAAGATATACTGTATATTACCGCGTATATACGCTTTACCCTAGCCTCCTCCTTAGCTTGCAGCATAGCTTCCTTCTCCTCAGCGTCCAACTATAAAAAGAGGGGAAATGTATGTAATAAGTAGTTAAGCAATAAAATGTTGGACTTACTCACACACACCCATAAATAGATCATCGTACATTCTCATCAGAGCTGCTATCTTGTATATTAGTGTCACCACCGTACGGCAAATATGGATCCAAGTGACCACCAGAGTATTCATCAGCATCATTAGGGTGCTTCAAGTTAACCCTTTTGTTATTCGTACAACCGCGGCAGTGACCTTCATTCAATAAATAAAGGAGACAGAGGAGACAAGTCATTTAACTACCACATAGAAATAGCCCAGACAGAACTACATGAGAATAACTGAATAACTGAAATGTAAAAAAATGTGTGCAATAACCAATAAGTCACTATACATGGCTGTGCAGCTTGAGATATTAAATTTGTTAGGTATAATGTATGGATGAAGGAAAACATAACAAAGGGGCAACCGAACATTGTAATATGAAACATATTTACAATTACATAGTTATTAGCATACAAGGTGAGAGAGTATATAATACCATTATCATTAGGTTTAAACATGTAGAAACAGCTGAGCACAAAATCTTTATATGGTCCTCCCATACGTGTGATTTCTGCAAAGAATAGATTGTCGGTGCCACTGTGCAATTCATCATCTCCTTTATTCCTTGTAGTGAAATTGAGATGATAGTACCAATCATACTTATGGGGGCTGCCCTCACAAACTGACTGGATGCACGCAATATCTTTGAGTTCATATGCGAGATTCTAAAACAGGAAGCATGAGTCGTATCAGTAACTGTTAGATGACAAGATAACAAAGAGAGTGAGGATGTCGGCGGGAGGGAGACAGAGCAAACCCCCAAAAGATTGTGGTCCTCGTTATATTTGTCCAGTAGAGCTTGAACCAATAGGCGAGTATGCTTAAGCCTTTCCGGTTCTAATAACGACTTTGAAAGCTTCTTCCTTGTACCATCAGGCCGGTAAAGAGCCCGCCTTGTAACTCTCTCCGTCCAGGACATCCCATATAAGCACCTAGTTAAGATCAAAGCATGCTATTTGATAAGTAGATTGTATTACACTTCCTGAAAAATGGAGAATGCAAAGTGATTTGAAGTACTCTGTCAAAACGTGTCTAGGCCAGCCAGACATACTGTTAGGTGAATTAGTTGTAAATAGGCATCAAACAACTGCCAGGTCTCTTGAGTTAGGTCATGGTAGTTTGTGGCAGTGGTAGTAATAATGGTATTACCAGTGATCAACAAAATCTAAACTACACTGGACTATTTGCAAGCTTAGAAGTCTAAGTCCAACCTGTCAGCTTTCCGACAGTCTAGTTTGGGTAATTGTCCTTTCGCTGATTCGTGCTCTAGAAATTGTGATAATCTTTTGTGGCCAACTCACAGAAGCATATGGATATTTGGTTTTTTTAACACAATTACAAGTGTGAACGCACAGAATAGGAGACATCAAGTGATGGTAATCTAGAGCAGAGCAGGGAAACTTTACACGTTCTTATCCCGCAGGTCATCGAGATGGCGACCGATAGCATCATCAGCTTCCTGTACGCTCTGGAATGGCCCACCAATAGGAGGATATATGTGGACTGATCCCCGGAGATCAGTTCTGATGATAAATGTCTTGGCCCAATTATAAGGTCTCCGGGACGTGATGGCCGGTGTCCCAGGACTAGGAGACAAACGCCCAGGTGGTGGTGGCGAGAGCCCGACGCCTCTCTCATCAGCAGCTACTGTCTCCACCTGCGGGCAGGAAGAGGAAGTGGCACTGACAGATGATTCCCCCAATGTTGCAGTGTCGAGAGCCTCCTTCAAGAACGAGATGTCTTGTGCTGCCGTCGGCTCTAGGCTCCTGAAGTAGAAAAAAACAGAGCACCAGTTTATCTCAACTTATACGAGATAATAATTCGCATTATCGTGAGGCGCTATAGAACAATACTGTATATATATAGCTATAAGCTGGTAAAACTAGAAATTCGCCCGAAGTAGGGCCGAGCAATCGACCTGAGATCCGACTGAAATTACGGAGTGATCTATGTAGACGAGAAGAGAACCCTCCCTCTGCAACCCCGCAAGCAACCAATTTAATTTATATATCCCCATCCAAGTTCGATCGCGACGGTCTTACCGGGGTTCCGTCGGGGCGGCGAGGCGCACTTCCTCGTCGACGTTTCGGCGGGTGGCCATGGAGGTTGGCCTGGCGGGGTGGAAGAGGTACTCACGCGTACTAGGGTCTGGATCGATATTGCTCGTTGGCCGAGGGGAGGCGATCGGAGGATTTTCTTGTAACGAAAAAGTGCAAGAAGTGATATTCCCGGTATGTATCGGGACTCCGTTTCCGAGTTCTTTTCCAAGTTCTCCTCCGACGCCCTAACGTCGCCACCGCTCCAGCCCTCATCTCGCTCGCGACCTCCCCTCTCTTCCATGTTCATGGCTCGCTGGTGGCCATCAGCCCTTGCGCGGGGAGTTTCCCCG
Protein-coding regions in this window:
- the LOC123168299 gene encoding uncharacterized protein encodes the protein MATRRNVDEEVRLAAPTEPRSLEPTAAQDISFLKEALDTATLGESSVSATSSSCPQVETVAADERGVGLSPPPPGRLSPSPGTPAITSRRPYNWAKTFIIRTDLRGSVHIYPPIGGPFQSVQEADDAIGRHLDDLRDKNVCLYGMSWTERVTRRALYRPDGTRKKLSKSLLEPERLKHTRLLVQALLDKYNEDHNLLGNLAYELKDIACIQSVCEGSPHKYDWYYHLNFTTRNKGDDELHSGTDNLFFAEITRMGGPYKDFVLSCFYMFKPNDNGHCRGCTNNKRVNLKHPNDADEYSGGHLDPYLPYGGDTNIQDSSSDENLDAEEKEAMLQAKEEARVKRIYACLDDPTFLEKMRRRFKDDPRAEAFFSPQKNKILSMQHH